One genomic region from Ovis canadensis isolate MfBH-ARS-UI-01 breed Bighorn chromosome 6, ARS-UI_OviCan_v2, whole genome shotgun sequence encodes:
- the LOC138442206 gene encoding epididymis-specific alpha-mannosidase-like isoform X2 — MQDTRELQFVWRGSRSLSVQQEIFTHVLDQFGYCSEGFNWDGEAIFPGTSPNDMYLQMQIPVTKDNIQIFTSLLVRNALTRATWFRTPHVLWPWGCDRQFFNASLQFTNMDIVMDYINSHSLEFNLSVEYATLGDYFLAVHSDQVSWQVRDHRDFLPYSLDMHHAWTGFYASRSGLKGLARRASSLLYAGESMFTRYVLLAPHRFLNPAWGLQQLQQLRWAVSEVQHHDAITGTHVPRVGDMFVEHLSTGMEGVHNLMSYIIQDRFPAHSGPEPGGHFAVVYNPLAWTVTTIITLTVDFLKVSITDESGRPVLAQVQPSKEMPSAYDLYVLTTIPGLSYRHYSIRPSRSSQEKTGEPEPFVAKTMQFGGRLRRSARQVGGSLVPVNNDCYIVFLDLDTNLMHSVWERQSNRKVYMTQQFMEYHVKSDVWKGSVSDNYVFTPSGAAEPAWEAVRMEIVEGPLVTEIRQYFYRKVNDSEPTFAIYSRLARSPQGSDGELLCHRIEQEYRVGPLELNREAILRTSTKLNTGRVLYSDNNGYQMQRRPYRDYKSNTIARNYYPMVQSAFIQSRRSRLVLLSEQAHGVSSQGNGQVEVMLHRRVVNNDPGNMVVDLTLNDTSVVQPVLWLLLGSRALTSGLRQRSRLALQHRPVVMLREINEIAPRGSGSRQQEAVTLPPSIHLQILSIPGWKYSSNHTEHLRTLQKDRKHEPKADLRRVLLRLQHLYEVDQDPVLSRPVMVNLRSVLEGLGSVVSVEERSLTGTWDVNEMRRWTWSTRDRHHHRGNSSWPSPPPGGPEVTIYPKEIRTFFIHFQEH, encoded by the exons GAGCTGCAGTTCGTGTGGCGAGGGTCCAGATCCCTGTCCGTGCAGCAGGAAATCTTCACACATGTCCTGGACCAGTTTGGCTACTGCTC TGAGGGATTTAACTGGGATGGCGAAGCCATCTTCCCAGGTACATCCCCGAATGACATGTACCTCCAAATGCAAATCCCTGTCACCAAGGACAACATCCAAATATTTACCAGTCTCCTGGTGAGGAATGCGTTGACTCGAGCCACCTGGTTCCGGACACCACACGTCCTCTGGCCCTGG GGATGTGACAGGCAGTTCTTCAATGCCTCGCTGCAATTCACCAACATGGACATTGTAATGGATTACATCAATAGTCACTCATTGGAGTTCAATTTATCAGTGGAGTATGCCACGCTCGGCGACTATTTCCTGGCTGTGCACTCTGACCAAGTCTCCTGGCAGGTCCGAGACCACCGCGACTTCCTGCCCTATTCCTTGG ACATGCATCATGCCTGGACTGGATTCTATGCCTCCCGAAGTGGGCTCAAGGGGCTGGCAAGGAGAGCCAGCAGTCTGCTGTACGCTGGGGAGTCCATGTTTACTCGCTATGTGCTGTTGGCTCCCCACCGGTTCCTGAACCCGGCCTGGGGCCTGCAGCAGCTCCAGCAGCTCCGCTGGGCGGTCTCCGAG GTCCAGCACCATGACGCCATCACCGGAACTCATGTTCCAAGAGTGGGTGACATGTTTGTGGAGCACCTGAGCACTGGGATGGAAGGGGTGCACAATCTGATGTCCTACATCATCCAGGACAGGTTTCCAGCCCACTCAG GCCCAGAGCCTGGGGGTCACTTTGCGGTGGTCTACAACCCACTGGCCTGGAcggtcaccactatcatcaccctGACTGTGGACTTCCTCAAAGTCAGCATCACAGACGAGTCAGGGCGCCCTGTCCTGGCACAG GTCCAGCCCTCGAAGGAGATGCCCTCTGCCTATGACCTGTATGTGCTGACCACAATCCCAGGACTCAGTTACCGGCACTACAGCATCCGCCCCAGCAGGAGTTCCCAGGAGAAAACTGGGGAGCCTGAGCCCTTTGTGGCCAAAACCATGCAGTTTGGAGGCCGACTCAGGAGAAGTGCCCGGCAAGTGGGCGGGAGCCTGGTGCCTGTGAATAATGACTGCTACATCGTCTTCCTGGACCTGGACACCAACCTGATGCACAGCGTCTGGGAGAG GCAGAGTAACCGAAAGGTATACATGACCCAGCAGTTCATGGAGTATCATGTGAAGAGTGATGTCTGGAAAGGCTCTGTTTCAGACAATTATGTGTTTACACCCAGCGGTGCAGCGGAGCCAGCGTGGGAGGCTGTGAGGATGGAGATCGTGGAGGGGCCGCTGGTGACTGAGATCCGGCAGTACTTCTACAG GAAGGTGAACGACAGTGAGCCCACATTCGCCATCTATTCCCGGTTGGCCCGCAGTCCCCAGGGCTCTGACGGGGAGCTGCTCTGCCATCGCATAGAGCAGGAGTACCGGGTGGGCCCCTTGGAGCTGAACCGCGAGGCCATCCTGAGGACAAGCACCAAGCTGAACACGGGGCGGGTCCTCTACTCAGACAACAACGGCTACCAGATGCAGCGCAGGCCCTACAGGGACTACAAGAGCAACACCATTGCTCGG AATTACTACCCCATGGTGCAATCGGCCTTCATCCAGAGCAGACGCAGCAGGCTGGTGCTGCTGTCTGAGCAGGCACACGGCGTCTCCAGCCAAGGGAACGGGCAGGTGGAG GTCATGCTCCACCGGCGGGTGGTGAACAACGATCCGGGAAACATGGTTGTTGACCTCACACTGAACGACACCTCGGTCGTCCAGCCAGTGCTCTGGCTCCTACTGGGATCCAGGGCCCTCACCAGTGGCCTGCGCCAGAGGAGTCGGCTGGCGTTGCAGCACCGGCCCGTTGTGATGCTCAGAGAGATCAACG AGATTGCCCCGCGTGGCTCAGGTTCCAGGCAGCAAGAGGCTGTGACGCTGCCCCCAAGCATCCACCTGCAGATCCTCAGCATCCCCGGCTGGAAGTACAGCTCAAACCACACAGAGCACCTGCGGACTCTCCAGAAAG ACCGAAAGCACGAGCCGAAGGCAGACCTCCGCCGTGTCCTGCTGCGGCTCCAGCACCTGTATGAGGTGGACCAGGACCCGGTGTTGTCTCGGCCTGTGATGGTGAACCTGCGG TCTGTGCTGGAGGGACTGGGCTCCGTGGTGTCCGTGGAGGAGCGCTCACTCACAGGGACCTGGGACGTGAATGAGATGCGTCGCTGGACCTGGAGCACGCGGGACCGTCACCACCACAGAG